AGCAGGGCCCGTCCGGCCCTGAAGCAGGCGACGGCGAGCCCGGCCGTCACCACGCCGAGTCCCACCCACGGCGCGAGGGCCTTGAGCATCGACGGGCTCACCAGGCACCACGAAAAGACGGTCTTACAGCAAAGGAGCGCCTCCCTGGCCATGACGGCAAGGCCCAGCAGGCCGGCAAGGCCGTAGTGGATGCTCGCGGCGACGGCGACGAAGAGGCCGAAGGCCATCAGGAGAGCGCCGCCGAAGCTCAAAAGCGTCTTTTTCCAGTAATAACCCTCAGACATCGCGGTCGCGTTCTTTCTTCTTCTTTCTTATGAGCTCGGCGAGACGCTCCATGCCCTCGGGGTCGGTCTCGGAGAGGGCGTCCAGAAAAGATGCGATAAGAGAGGCGCTCGAGACCTCCATGTAGTCCCTGAGCATCCCGGCCGACGCCTTGCGCGTAAACTCCTCTCCCGTCAGGAGCGGCCTGTAGACGAAGGGTCCCCCGGTCCTGACCTTCTCGACAAGGCCCTTGTTCGAGAGCCTCTCGATCACCGTAAGCACCGTGGTGAGCGCCGCCTTCCTCGAGGCCTTCACCGCCGTCCAGACCTCCCTGCCCGTGGCCTCGCCCCTCTCCCACAGGACCTTCATTATCTCGAACTCGAGCTCACCGAGGGGACGCAGTCCCCGGACCTTCCCGTATCCGCTCCTTTTCATGTCATGTATTCTACAAGAGTAGAAGCGGCGTGTCAAGAGTGCGCTTCGGAAGGAAGAGATCGGCCCGCCAACCTTGACTCGCGGCGCTCATGGGTTATAGTCGTATATGACGTCTGAGGAAGCTCCGATTGATTGCTCTGGGAGAAACTCTCTGTAGAAGGGCCACAGGCCCGCGTTTCCCCCCTGCCCCATCTGTTATTCGGGTCTTCGGCTGTACCGGGGGTTCGGCCCGCGCCAGGCGGGGTTTTTTACGCCTTTGCGGCCCGAACCCCCGGCACAGCCCCCCAGAGGCAGCCGGCGCGGGGCGTTAAAAGTCTTTGGAGGGAGTCCGGGGGAAACGCGGGCCTGTGCCCCTTCTACAGAAAGTTTCCCCCAGGATAATTAATCAGAGTTTCCTTTATAACCACAGCCTTCCGAGACGCCGCCATGGAGAATACCGCCTTCCCGGAGAGCTTGAAGAAGTTTTCTTTCGTACACTACAGGGTGACCCTCGTCCCCGAGGACGTCATAGTCATGCCGGCCCGCAACAAGGGGAACGTCCTGAGGGGGGCCTTCGGCTCGTCGCTCCGAAGGCTCGTCTGCTCGTTCGACGACGACAGGTCCTGCGAGGCCTGTCCGTTGATCGAGCGGTGCGCCTACCCCGGCGTCTTCAGCCCCGTAGGGCTCATCGGGGCCAAGCGCACGCTGAACGCCCCGCGGGGGTACGTGCTCAAGCCTCCCCTCTCGACGGCCACCGAGTACACCGCCGCCTCGCCGCTGGTCTTCGACATGTTGCTCGTCGGAGACCGAAGGGAGTACCTGCCCCATGTCTTGGTCTCGCTGCGCGCCCTCGCCGCCACGGGGATAGGCGTAAACAGAGGGAGGTTCAGGCTCGGAGACGTGGTCTCGCTCCGGGGAGACGCGGTCGAGACGGTCTACGACGCCTCGAGGGGGACCGTCGTGGGCGTCGGGCACCCTACGTCGGCGGCGGACCTCATGGAGGGGCTCGACCGGCCGGGCAAGGAGCGGGTCACCCTCGTCTTCCTCACGCCGACGAGGCTCAAGTACAACCCCACGGGCGAGCGGGGGCGGAGCGCTATAGTGAGGAAGCCCGAGTTCCACCATGTGATACGGAGGCTCAGGGACAGGGTGAGCGCGCTCTCCAGGGCCTACTGCGCAGGGCCGCTCGATATGGACTTCAGGGGCCTGGCCGAGCGGGCGACGGGGGTGAGGACCGTGGGCTCCGAGCTCCGGTGGGTCGAGACCGCTCGCAGGAGCAGGACCCAGCGTACAAGGCACGACCAGAGCGGTTTCGTCGGGAGCGTCACCTTCGAGGGCGGACTCGACGAGTTCCTCCCCTTCCTCCTGCTCGGCGAGCGTCTTCACGTGGGCGAGGACGCCACCTTCGGCAACGGCTGGTACAGGGTGGAGGGCCTCGCGTAGCCGCGGACGGGGGACGGGCCGCTCGCTTGACGATACGTCAGGGGTGAAGTATCATCATGCAGGAAGGGGGTGAGAAAGAACCGTGAAACACCCACAAAGAGCCGGGCTGAGATGGACGTTCCATCCCCTGGTGGACATGGGGGTGGCCGCCCTGACGGCCTTTGCCGAGCGCTCTTCTCCGGAAGAGACGACCATCGAAGACCTGGAAAGGTTCGCCGGGTACGCCGAAGATGCGTATCTCTCTCCGGCGCTCAGCGGTTATCTGTCCGTACTCTTCACCAAGAATTTTTATCCTATAAATCCAAGCCTGAAGAGTCAGCCGGAGAAGGTCAGGAAGTGCCTGGGGGACCTGTTGATGAGTTTCCGCTTAAAGCCCGACCCAGGCCTTCCTCCATGTACATACTGCGGCCGTCCCTCGGTGAAGATACCCCTGCCGAAGATTACGGTCGCCTTCAGGGACCTTGTCCCCATGCTTACGGGGCGGGATGTGGTAAACTTCTTCCCCGGCGGAAGGGCGGGGCTGCCTCTCTGCGGTCTTTGCATACTGGCCGTCCAGGCCGTCGTCGTCGGAGCCCCCTTGATCAGCGGCAAGGCCCTCGTGATAAGCTCCGAGGACCCGGCGCTGACGCTCGCCCTCGTAAAGAAGTGGCTGCCGGAGACGAGGCAAAGGGTTCATCTTTCCTTGCTCGCCAACGATACGCCGCCCAAGCTCGGCAGGCCGAAGACCAGGTTGGTTGAGGCCCTCGTATCGCTGCAGACCGGCCACATCAGGGAGAAGGAGCTTGGGCTGGTGGCGTATCACCTATCCAACAGCGGACAGGGGCCGAGCGTGGATATCCATGAACTCCCATCGAGCGTGGTGAAGTTCGTAATGGCCGCGAAGGCGGCGAGGTACCGCCAGGCCTGGAACGATATCGTCCGTCGCGCCTGGGAGGTCCCAAGGACGACGGGAAAGGCGGCCGGGGAGGACGGCGGCCTGGCGCGGCGCAACTATCTCTATGAAGACCTCTTTGAGCTTCCGGAGCAGGCCGCCGCCTTCGTAAGGACTTATCTTCTCCAGCGGCCGCCCGATAAGGCCCGGCGTAACGACCCGAGGGCGTCGTATGGGGGATGGCGCGACGCGAGATACGTAAAGTGGGACCTGACCGGCTTGTTCTTGAAGGAGGTGGTGGGGATGGATAAAGACCGTTTAGAGGCGATAAAGAGACTCGGCGACAGAATCGCGGAAGAGATAATATCCACCAATGATAAAGGGCTGTGGCGAGACGTCTATTATAACTGCTGGAAACCCGACAAGATGAGGGCTACCCTCATCAAACACAGCAGTAAATGTATCAAGGCAGGGAAGGAGCCACTCGTCAGGCTCGAGCCCTACCTGGAGATATTCGAGGAGGGGGAGGAGGTGGTGAGGGCGGACTGGAGGTTCGCCTGGGACCTCGTACTGATCCGTGTCATAGAGCGCCTCTACGATGGAAGATGGTTCGACGGGAACGAGGAGGCGCTCGAACCCCCGGAAGATATTTCACCGGCAGAGGAGGCATGAGATGTTTTGCAACGGTGTCCCGGCCGTGGTCTCTTGGGTCGGCACTACATCGTAACAGAGAAGGAGGGATGAGATGGCTTTCGTGACGGCTTTGCTCTTGCTTGATTGTCCGGCGTCGGCCCTGAACATGTCGAACGAGCCCCCGCAGGAGGCGGGGAGGGGCGAGATGGCCACCTCCGTAAAGTTCATCAAGACAAAGGAGGGACGCTATCCCTACGTCTCTGCGCAGAGCTTCCGTTACTGGCTGAGGACTACGCTCGAAGAAACCCCCTCGGTGGAATGGAGGCGCGCCCCCATATTCCGCGAGTCGAAGGTGGCGTACACGGACGCTAATCCCATCGCATACTGGGACGACGACCTCTTCGGATATATGCGGGCCCCGTCCAAGAAAAAAGAGGCGGTGGAGAAGCGCAAGAAAGACAAGACCAGGGATAACGAAACTCCGACGGCCACCGAGATCACACGTATATCGCCGTTCAAGGCAAGCACCTTCGTCGCCGTCTCTCCGGTGTCGATAGCCTACGACTTCGGGACGATGAGCCGCCACGAGGGTGACCCCGTGCCTCATGGGCATCAATTCTACAGGACGGCGCTGAAGGGTCTTGTCTCTCTCGACCTCGGAGCGGCCGGCACCTTCAGTTACAAGGACAGGACGGGCTTCCGCAACCTGGACG
This DNA window, taken from Deltaproteobacteria bacterium, encodes the following:
- the cas8a1 gene encoding type I-B CRISPR-associated protein Cas8b1/Cst1, with product MDMGVAALTAFAERSSPEETTIEDLERFAGYAEDAYLSPALSGYLSVLFTKNFYPINPSLKSQPEKVRKCLGDLLMSFRLKPDPGLPPCTYCGRPSVKIPLPKITVAFRDLVPMLTGRDVVNFFPGGRAGLPLCGLCILAVQAVVVGAPLISGKALVISSEDPALTLALVKKWLPETRQRVHLSLLANDTPPKLGRPKTRLVEALVSLQTGHIREKELGLVAYHLSNSGQGPSVDIHELPSSVVKFVMAAKAARYRQAWNDIVRRAWEVPRTTGKAAGEDGGLARRNYLYEDLFELPEQAAAFVRTYLLQRPPDKARRNDPRASYGGWRDARYVKWDLTGLFLKEVVGMDKDRLEAIKRLGDRIAEEIISTNDKGLWRDVYYNCWKPDKMRATLIKHSSKCIKAGKEPLVRLEPYLEIFEEGEEVVRADWRFAWDLVLIRVIERLYDGRWFDGNEEALEPPEDISPAEEA
- the cas7i gene encoding type I-B CRISPR-associated protein Cas7/Cst2/DevR is translated as MAFVTALLLLDCPASALNMSNEPPQEAGRGEMATSVKFIKTKEGRYPYVSAQSFRYWLRTTLEETPSVEWRRAPIFRESKVAYTDANPIAYWDDDLFGYMRAPSKKKEAVEKRKKDKTRDNETPTATEITRISPFKASTFVAVSPVSIAYDFGTMSRHEGDPVPHGHQFYRTALKGLVSLDLGAAGTFSYKDRTGFRNLDDNRKEEAREKGLEEMAEEKCFRLPLAERRKRVSSLLNGLGILCGGANQTLHYTDVTPKVFVGMVTRGGNNPLQYVINGGRDGLPCVHEEALKEMADVWKDHILSKLYVGWVRGFHDHEREKLSKTLEATGIETVTGHPLPVLARLADDIRDEWFA
- a CDS encoding BlaI/MecI/CopY family transcriptional regulator, producing the protein MKRSGYGKVRGLRPLGELEFEIMKVLWERGEATGREVWTAVKASRKAALTTVLTVIERLSNKGLVEKVRTGGPFVYRPLLTGEEFTRKASAGMLRDYMEVSSASLIASFLDALSETDPEGMERLAELIRKKKKERDRDV
- a CDS encoding CRISPR system precrRNA processing endoribonuclease RAMP protein Cas6, which produces MENTAFPESLKKFSFVHYRVTLVPEDVIVMPARNKGNVLRGAFGSSLRRLVCSFDDDRSCEACPLIERCAYPGVFSPVGLIGAKRTLNAPRGYVLKPPLSTATEYTAASPLVFDMLLVGDRREYLPHVLVSLRALAATGIGVNRGRFRLGDVVSLRGDAVETVYDASRGTVVGVGHPTSAADLMEGLDRPGKERVTLVFLTPTRLKYNPTGERGRSAIVRKPEFHHVIRRLRDRVSALSRAYCAGPLDMDFRGLAERATGVRTVGSELRWVETARRSRTQRTRHDQSGFVGSVTFEGGLDEFLPFLLLGERLHVGEDATFGNGWYRVEGLA